GCCATTCAAAAGAATCGAACCAGAGTTTTTATTACTTTGTAATAAAGAACGTGTGATTAAAGAAACAAGAATATCAATTTCCAAATATTCCGTAGCAGTGAAACAACCAAAATCGGGGGATTACCAAAACACCGAACTTAAAAACAAGAAGCGCTAATTTTGTATGTCTCTGCAATGAGGAAAGTATACAAAACAGAACTGAGAACAATAGAGATTATATAAACTAGCCTCGTATTTCGTTGCACATTATTTTATTCCAAATCGACAACTCTTTCACCCAAAAGAAAGTGCTTTCAACACACGTACTGCACTTTTGTGCTGGGTGCTACCGCCTCCATTTTTGTTATCAGCAAAGTATTTGGCACAGAGCCAGTATATCTCGTATCATTTGCAGAGATTTGGGATACCCGATAAGCAAGTAAACAAAAGGCTGATAAGCAGCAGTCCAAATTCATTTTGCCCCCCATCGATAAGAAAACGGGAGAGGGGAGGGGACATGGAACCGAAGGGCGACCTAAGCCAACGATTGCTCTGCCATTATGGGTCTTAAGAGCTAGAACAGGCCATAAAGTAAGCCCTTGGAGGAGGGGACAccagccatccatccagccatctAGCCGTCCATCCATTTAGTGAGACACAGACGCAGAGtgacataataaataaatttaatcagTTGGCTGCGTAAAAGctctgctgatgctgctgactgggaatgggaataggaataggaataggaatggGGGAAGTGGAAACCCAATACGAATCCGATTCCGTGGCAGCTTCCACTTCTAGTGTCTTTGACTTTCGGATTTAAGATGTACTTTAAGATTGCCGCCTGTGCCGCCTGTGTCATCAGTTCATATTTCGAGTGCTTAGCGCTCATTTCTTTCAATTCCGCCCTTTTTATGACCTCCACCTCTGCCATCTCCTCAACTGACTGGGACTGGCTTATCTCATTGGAAGCCCGATTCTAATTCCGTTCTTGTGTCTGTCGTTGGGCATGGGGAcaatgtggctgtggctgtgcccacgttgcgtatacgtaatcgAGTTCTTAAATCCGACTCAAAGGGCAATTGTGTTGTGACACCCAGCGAGTTTTCATAGCCGGCAGctaacatacttttcaaattatttcacgTTCATCAGTGCGTCCTCCAGTTTTAAGGGCATTATTACCACATTCTATTTACCGCTACTCGTCGTGCGAGTTTTCCATGATTTTTCACCCTTTGGAAATGTACATCCTTTCGgctatttgtgtgtgtttatttacttatgaGGATTAAAGtcccaattaaaattcatttaatgtGGCTGAGAAAACTCTGCGTGTTTAATAATGTGCGTGGAAAGTGGGGTGCATTTAATAAGGGAAACgtttaaatataattgcaAATTTAAAACAGAAACCTGCTGTTTGTCCTGTGGCAAAAACGCAGCACAATTGTGCGGTTTCCATTGTTTACACCTCGAATTCGCTGCTGTAATTCTTATTTTAACTGGGTAAATAATTagcaaaagcaatttaaagcatttaaatttaagtcaaaatgaaaacgtaaaattgtttaattatacgAATACAGTCGTAACTTTGTGCCAAGGGAATTTGCATAGTAATTGATTGCATTGCAATCGAAATACTTGATTGTTGGGTTTgatgtttgtttttgattgatttgtcGAGATAGAAATTACGTTGTAATGTGCGTAATTAACTTTAGATTTGCTGTACGTTTaggaacaaatattttattcgttGCTTAGATAAAAGGCCAGTAAAAATGTATCTCGTATTTTCAGAGGTAAGAGCTAATTACCTTATTTTTGATAAGGCCTTGCGTAACATTTTCCTCTGATTAGCACTGAATAAAAGTATTCATGATGCGGAAATCGATTTCATTTCTCTCGACAGCCTTCCTTtagttatagttatatataACTGGTTAACGCTACGGCTGAAGACTGAAACTCGGCTGTTAACACAGAACGTTGGTTCGACCATAAAATCGCATAAATATGctaatttctttttgttttcgttttcatcgTCATAGTATTTCTATTCTAAGCTCGAAattggtttcgtttttttctacTTATTATTCAGCTAATTAGCATAAGCTGTTCGATTAAATACATTTAGTGAGGGGCGCAATTTTAACTCGACAGTAAAAGTGGATTTTCTTAATGATAACACAGGCGAAAGTGAGTTGGAAATGGGTCAAGGCTTTTTGGATTTGTTAGAAAAGATCAGctcataaaataatacatttgaTAGTTAAAGCAATAAAAGCGTTACCTATTTGTTATCattcaataaaattgattataaacatgaaagaaaaatatactttatttagATTGAGTATTTTAGCATCGTAGAGCTCAGCCTGTGCTTATAAACTGGAATCCACGAGCGGCTTCACTTGAGTCACCTCCGGATCTATCGATATCGAATCCAGAATTCCTCGCGGCATCGTTGGCCCAATTATTTCTATCATTGCCACTGTTGTCCAGTGATTCCAGCAGCTTCAGAGTCCTATCCACATCAGAACTGTGAGCACTATCGCTCCAATCAAGGTTGCTACCTGAAGATCGTGTTCTTCCTGCTTCGCCACCTAGGTTTATATTCTGAAATATACCCGATGCACCGATCGCGCTGTAGATCAATCCAAACAGCACCAGCAGTCGGAGAATGGATTGCATTTTTCCTTCGATTAGCTCTGGCTGCAGTTGACTGAATGTCAGTCGGCTCTTGAGCTTGGCTTTTATAGCCTAGCCCTGGGTTATCAGCAGTTCTAAATGATTGGTCGAAAGGTGATATGTGTACTTTTAGACTGAGGTAAGCCGGGAAATTCCAGCTGAACGTCGAACAGTGCTTACCTCAAGCTAAATTAGTATACTAAACGAGCTACTGAACTTAATCTATGACTAGTACATAGTGCGAACTCTTATATCGAAAtttactaaataaatattaaatggtCTCCTGATTGATTTCAAACCCACTTATAAAAGTATATCGTATATGTAGCTTATTTAACAGATAAAATTTTAGTAttgcttttttaattattttaattattattgaagAACTAGTTTATTCACAGACATGAGGAGAGGGTGACTTAGGAAGGCTGACATGCAATACtaataatttcaatattaaatcGCCGCTTGGGTGGTAATATCCATGAAATCCAAGGTAGTCTCATCGTCATCCACACTTGGGTAGTCGGTTGAGTTCTCGTGGGCTGCATCGTACTCCTGCCACCGTCTGACCAGCTCGTCCATGGCACTCAGGAACTCTTCGGCACTGCTGTAACCACTGCCGGATTCAACCAAGGAATCATACGTAGAATCTTCCGGATCTTCAATGAGGTCGTGCGGATGGGCAGCAACTAGAGCCGCACAAATAATTCCGAGTAGGAGAACCAATGGAATAGTGAGGCTCCTCATACTGTTCAATGCTCTGCCGGCAACTGCATATCTAGTTGCAgtttctttcgtttttataTGGATCGTGTCGGTCGGTAATAAGTTCAGTGGAATTCTGGAAAATCCAGTCCGGGCTAAGCCCAAGTGGCAAGCTGCTTGGATTTCCTCATTCATATTTATGCGATGGGCGGCTCTGGAGTCCCCTCATCCAGTGAATCTGAATCATCGCAGACCAAGTCAACAagcattgcgcatacgactCGTTGCCACTTGCGGATCAACAGTCATGCAAATAAGTCTatgattaattaaaataataaccaTGTCCGTAAAGAAAATTCTCGGCCATGCCAATCATCTGTCAGTTGCTAGAGAAGTGTTAGTTGGCTCGAAATGATAGTCAGAGGTTATACTCTAAATACTTGATCATAGACTTAGCAAAGTGACTGTACTTAGCGAGTGATTTCCTTGTAGGCCGCAGTGAGTGCTGCCGGCAACCCTTAAATGACTTGGTTGCGAACATCGAGCACTTTACTCCGCTTCGTTGCCTCAAACCTTGCCTCTTTGGCTCCTCCGGCACtttattcaattttccaaAGCGCGCGCACTCAGCTGCCAGTACAACCCCACTTTGCCACCCTAAAACCAGGAGCCCATCCACGAAAACCTGTGGTAAAAACATGCAATCTACTCACGAGGCTAATGCCCTTTTATGGCATTGGAGTGTGCCGCATCAGCAAAACGGTGCTGAATCGCTGCTGCCAAAGCTGCAGCATTCAACCTCCCCACCACCATGCGAACAACACCATTAGATGGGCCACCGACTCGATTCACGGGGGCTGCAGCTCATTATCCTCCGGGAAAGCACCCAGCACCCACCCATCCTCCCAATTGCTGGTGGACTTGTCTGCAAATATGTCGCTCATttgcatcatcatcattggaGTCTAAGACTGCGCCATTGAAATCAGCGTTAGCTTTTACACGGATCGTTTTCACTCATTTGCAAAGCACtccagaaaatgtttaattttatataactTTTGTGCAAGTAActggatttatttaaaaaatatttaaaatattcttcAACTTATAATTCACACTTAAATTCTATTAATAATACATGTCTTTGTAAATGTATATTGTAGATGTATATTTTCCTCCATCTTCTAATTGACTTGTTAGCCCGTCTCAGTAATGACAACTGCGTCAGTCTTTTAAAAATCCCCGATACCAGCGGCGCAGCAAATCAAacttgcttttgattttttgttcaGTGTTTTTGAAGCCATCGTGAATACCCACTTCTAGGTGTATAGAACCTTAGCAAGTGCCATTAAAAAGATACAACTGAAATGGCCCAGGCACTCCGACACAAAAGTACGACAGTCAGTCAAATTAACATTTCAGTCACACAATGACCTTCACCTAGAAGCCATCAAAGCGTACCCAAACGGCGGCCCAGCCCTAGCCTCAAATCCCAGCCCCAAAACCCCAAGCTCCGCCGGagaccaaagccaaaaccaaatccaaagccaaaagcaactTCAACGCAACGCGACcaaataacataaaaaaccaaagtcaatcaaaaaaagaggaaaaattaTTCATTCTCCAGCTGAAGTGTAAATACCCTTTAGAAGTTTAGTcttaacaaacaaatatttacgcTACAATTAATTACTATAAATTGATTACTCGTTAACTCACAATAAtcctttatttaaaattttcaaaaatgttataaaaagtttaatataattttgattttttcattttagcaactaaatacaaatatttaattttaataactaaaataaatgacGTCCTAGCGGTTACACTTTATTCCAATATACATACcttcttttttgtatattttgtccAGTGTTACAAACCTCTTATACAAATTATGAAACCTTTTAGAAGTGAAGcagaaatttatgaaaaacgATACAAAGTCAAAGCTGGCTTTTGCTCAGTCGGTCGCGTAATTTTGTTTTCGTAGCCACTTGATTAGCACGCTCTGAGCCATGTTTAAACGTGGGCTGTTTAGCCAAACGGCAGCCGATACACCCGACCTGGTCAAAAGCGAACCGTCCAATAGCAGCGATGCCAACAACAAGAGCTCCGATATTGGCGAACAGAATTCAGCTAAAGACCGCACTAAAGACTTGGACGCAAAAAACGTGCGAGTACGTGCGGCTGATtagtaaaacaaacaaattaaattggtCTCTACTTTTTGCCCgattttcttctatttttcgGCTTACGACTTTTGGCTAAGAGCTACACAAAAGAGCCGTGTTGGCTCAAAGAGatttataaacttttcaaAGAGAACTGGTAAGAACTAAAGCCAAGAGAAGTCGTTAAAAGTTTCGATCTGCTCGTGAAACAGATGTTATAGtttttaacaatattttcacCTACTCTAAGAGTAAATGAATCAACTTTTTTATCAATGTTACAAAATGGCTGCAACTATAAAGCCATCATATTATTTACCTATAATTGCTGCTCTTTAAAGGCTAGgttaatgtaaaaaaaattccCATTTTCAATGCAGCAAGTGGTTCTTGATCGTGATATTtataattcatatttaaaagATTAGCTCTTTTGACCATCAAGGTCCACCACAAATCGATTTGATCTCTGCGACTACTGGTCTTGGCTTATTTGCAGGCATGGCACCTGCTAGTGGccactggccagcagatctaTGGggtaaaatgaatatttatataagaatGGATTGCATTGGCATGAGTAGGCAAACGTCTCGCATTCTTGGCTTTATTACTTGGCCCGTGGAGAAGGAGAGTCAGGTTTGTTAATCCGTGCCAAATCAATATGCAGGTCGCGGCTTTGACTCAATTCTTATTTTGCCCGATACGTCATTATAACCGCAGTGTTTTCGGTTGGCGAGGGGGTTTACTTGGGCTAAGCCCATTACTGGACACCAGTTGGATAACTGCTGgcgatgctgctggtgctgcacagaaaaaaattaaagagaccaacaaaaaaaaaaatattggtAACAATTGTTGACATATGTACATCAACATGATCAAATGGTTATCAAATCAGTCATGATAATCTGGACTTAAATCAATTTCCCTTAAAGAAATATCTTCCAATGTGGTTCTATCCTTTCAAATGCAGTGTTTACCCTCTAGCACTACCCGCTTTTATTTCCAGTGTACTGCTCCCagtgctgccactgctgcatTGTTCTCGGTGGCGTTCTTAACGAGCGCAGCATGCAAAACAAGGCGCAAGACGCCATTTGGCTAACAGAAACACACAGAGGGAATCGCAGAATCGTTTTTATGGCCGATGCGCCCCCTGAATGACAATGATAATCGAGTCCCAACTGGGTGAATCTCTGACTTTGCCCTGTCCACTGGACTGCAGTCCAGTCGAGACGGGCCTGGGTGCCTCTGTGAATTTTTCTGCCTGATTGTGCGCACGCGCTCATAATCAAAGAGTCTGCTCCTCCCAAGCCCTCTAAACCCTCGAAACCcgccaacttggccaactcgcTGCTGAGCTGGCCTTTTATGATGGATGGAGCGTTGGCGAGCGATTCGCCTTGACGTTGATGCGCCATCAAGGAAAATTATTGCGTGCGcgcaattaaaactaaaataaagttGCAAAAATATGAATCCAAATTTGCATATACCAAAAAAATGACAGTACTCGTATATATCTGGACAATGCAGCCACTTTGCGCGGATGAGTCAGTGGGGGTTTGAGCGACTTCCCATTGTGGCTGCCATTGCGACTTGCATTGTTCAAATGTTTGGAAAAGTATTGTAATTCTTCCTGAACTTCAAGCatgattaatttatataatagtTTGTATGCCTttcccaaaagaaaaaagtggaaaatagtTAACTAAGCAGATGCACGTTTAAAAATCATTTCATATCATATTTCATCATATATCACAACAAAATCCACTTAAAATTTGTATCCCAACTAAACTTAAAAATTTAGAGAAAGAGATTTATACCAAATTCATCCGAATGTctgtttcattaaaattttacaattacCATGAATGCCCAATTAAACTTCTTCTGCACCAAAAATTCTCCCTTCATTTAACCGTTTACATTGATGGCTTTAATCTCATCACGTTTCATTCGAATGaaaagctttaaatatttggtaGTGTGCAATGGACTTTTCCGCTGAATCTTTTAAGCACCGCTGATTCAATTTGGTCTGTCTGTTCGTACCTTTGAAAAAATAGTTGGGCAATGGAGCGCACAGCTTcggttttcgttttcaaaatttataaaggttttgcatatatttattgtatttttaacgTGACGCATGGGGAAAACGCTTCCCTTCCTGTGGAGCGGAAGCCCTTCTCGTTTggtgacaaaaaaaaaagaggcaacATGGGGCATCCCAAAATCATCGGACTCCGGCGCTTAACAGCGACATTGTTGACATATCTGGACACTTGGATCGCTATGTTTCTGCCACGATGTGTTGCCAGTAccattatatatattcatacacatatatatacatgaaACGAACCCTGTTTGTgtgtaaatttgtttttatttgccggTTTCGCTCTTGAATTTATGGTAGGGAGCGAAGTGGCGATGCTGGAGAACTGCCAAACAAGCCTGAAAAGTTGTCAGCGATACTTTTTGtgtataatacatatatgctgGAAATGCGTCTATTAGATTTGTTAGGAAATTCGTGTTTTATTAGGACACGCGATAAAGGATCGATAGATATTTTAGGAAGAGATGGGACTTGTGGCAGgagaaaattgtttaattttagcCTTGATTAACTAACCTATGAAATTTGTGGATTGCTTTCCTTCAACTGTACGGATTATGGCGATCTAGGACTTTAGTTTAATGAATCAAGCCATTATTTAGGTCATCTTGTCCTGGACTTTTAATGTAAgtactttaaaatgtatagcaCTTCAAGGTTAAAGGGATGTTATCTACATCTTTGCTACtgctttcaattatttatttttcaattgaatAAAGTGCCAGAAATCCCCTTCTCAGCAATTGCTGTATTTTGCGTCACAAGAACCCCGGGAaattgtacatacatatttactatgtatttatatatctacCGGTAATCAAATTATAGAGCAATTCGAGACAAGTCAAGACCACTTTTGGCTGTcaatatttcatattattatcGATTTTGTAACCAAGTATACTGACGCGGTGCAAAATCATAACAAATTCTGGCCCGGGCCACTAAAGATGGATATCTGGCAAAACATATTGGCGCAGTAACAATATTTTGCTTTCCAGGCCAGGCGCCGAATGACcgagtgactgactgactgggtaactgactgactggatGACTGACTGGATGACTGACTGGCATCAAAAACTGAGGGAATACATTGAGCCTGTTTATCAGCAGCCTTAGTTTCAGCATCAACAACGGCCAAAAGCCGGAGGCGAAGCACGCGTTCtccaaatatttatgagccgCAAAAACAGAAGGAGGACGACCAAGTCGGGGTgtgggatggggatgggggtggGGGAAAGTGGCCAGGGggacttttggccaagtgaTTTACCGACTGAGCTTCAAGTAGCCGAAGCAGCTGTCAATCAGCCTGCAATCAGCCTCCACTTTAAGCCTATAAAAACGTCTGCAGTTAGCGGCAAAGCAAAGCCAAGACCCaccaaaaaaacacatacatacgaatacgagtatatgtataaatatatctgagccaaaaagtaaaagtggCTTACGGTAAAACCATATTCgacaaaaagaaggaaaagaaTTTCATACATTTCATATTGCGCCGCACCCAAGATCTCCGTGAAATGGAGACGCGTCCCAAGTGTACAAAGACAATTAGTGACCTCAAAAACGTTTTGCAGCTAAAGATTTTTACCCTGCAGTTGATCTTTTATGAGCGATATGGCTGGGAGCCCTCATAATATCGTTGGCTGCATTTAGTTAATGAGATCTTAAACATTGACGGCCGGATTTTCACTTCTCTTATGGCAAAGAAGACGTGATCGCAGGCCCCAAGTGTTGAGCGGCCctaaagtaatattttatatgaaatacTTCACATCAGTTagattttttcacatttaataaACAAGTTTTAGCTGTTTCAACAATATTTATAAGCCATTTCTTAAGTAGATCGGTGTGGTAAATGTAGTTCTTGTTTGTGCTGTAATTACTTTAAAATCATAACTTGTAAATCAAGTGTCGTGTAAATCCGTTACGCATTTTGTGAAACTTAACTTTAAGGCATTACTCACATACCTTGAAGGGTGTGGTTGGGCTGTTGGTTCCCCGAAGAATGGTCATCCAATTTGGGTATCGGTCACGCGGCCAATTTCTACctggccaaaaaatatttatttgtgtttgtatatggctgtttcttttttgcagACCTTCAGTGCGGCCGAACGCAAATAAAATCCCCAAGCAAATTAATGTTGTAtctgttattttatttattttcttattttttgtactttttgtattttttattggccCGCAAGAAACGAAACTGTCAATTGATGTCTTCGGCGCCGGACGAGGCGGCGGTTGGTATTTCCTTGGAATTATCTTAATGTGAAATCTTGAACTATGTTTGGGGCATGGTCACCAGTAGGGCCGGCCGGCGAAAATACCTAAGACCATTTTTAATGGATTTCGGTCTTGACACGACATGGCCGAAACGTCTTAAGGCGCAATTAATTGCAAAGTTTTGTAACATCCACATAGTGTCACCGAAACCTGGCCTACAGCGAAAGCAggccccaaaaaaaagtacaaacaGGAATCAAACTAATAAGCTGTGCCCCAATCtttgtgcatatgtatgtacatatctacTGCAAAACCTAAAGCAATTTCGGACTCTTATCTTCCGTGGCGTTGCCTTTAAGCCAGATTATGCCCACTTTAGTGAGCCACAGAACCCTTTTCGCATCCCGGCGATTACACATAATTTTCATGTTAATGGCGGCTGGCAAATGCCAAGGTACCAAAAGGGGGAAAGCCCTTCAGAACACGCAGAAAAGGAGTAATAAAATGGTAAGAATATGGGAGCATATGTGAACTGGCGTGTGCAGCTAAGCGGAAATCTAACCGACATTCCCAACCGAAAAACACAAGCTGAAAGCGAACGCAAAGGAAGGTGATTTCATTCATTACGACCCTTCAAGACTTTTAAATGCTCTATAAAAGTCGAGAAAAGTCATAAACTCCCTAATAACTAAACATAAATAGACTGGATTTCAAAGAAGAAATATTGATTATGAATAAGTTTTTATTGCGAAACTTTAGGGATAAGGAATAAATCAGTATAGTAAGCTTTTTACATCAAAAGTCTAATAGTAACGCATTCAGAGTAAAACATCACTACATTAGTACAAGCAACATGGCTACAAATAGTTTAATAACCGcttattaaatacaatttagttTAGAGATTAAGTGCtgccataacatcctaagcaaTCAGCACAAATCCGACGATTCGTGACCTAATTTCGAATTGAAATAACTTCCAACTATATAGCTTTTATACATCCGCCTTTTATTAGTTTACACCCGGCCATAAGGAAGTAATACTCCAGATTACGTCACTCAGCACGACTCCTTCGGCAGGACAACAAAGTTGGGGCTTTAAAACACCGGGCGGATTATATGACCAGACGAAACGAGACCCGAACTAAGCTGCACGACAAAACCCATAATATCCTGCagtgggccataaaaaatcGGTAAGGGCAGAGCAAATAAAATGGTCCACAGTCTTGCGATTCAGGTGTGCTGGAGCGGCCTACGGACCAAAATCCACAGACTGACATTTGGTTTTTTCCCCCACTCCCCGTCCTGCGGTTGTTTGtctgtcttttttttttctgttttcaacAACGCTCGGAAACGGATGcggatacggatgcggatgtcTGCCATAAACGAGCTCATTAGTAGGCACAATGTGCCATGGCTAATGTGCTCCAATAGATACTCCGGCGGCATTCCTCCAGCGACTCGAGCGATTTAAAGTTGAGCTGTTATTTTGGCCACAGGAATATCGGGCATCGGGCTGGCACCGCgcattaaagccaacttttACAACAGTTTTAAAGTCGTAAACAcccaatgaaattttaatgacCGCTGGCAGGttgtggccacgcccccattcACTTACACACTGAAGCGAGACGTGGagcagtaaaaaataaaaaaaagtaaaactcAGAATCCGTTCCAGCGATTCTCGCATCCTGTTTAAAGTTGAAAGATCCAGGgcttattgatttttttgtgcAGTCGCCGGCGCTCGTTTCGTTTGATTTTGGACAGTTTAATGCTCCATTGAATGTTCCCGGAGTgcggaggtggtggtggagatggtgctggaggtggaggtgccCCCATGGGATGTCCATGTTTATGCCTGGCTGCTCCACAACCAGGAGGTCCTGCTACTCCAACATACCCTTTCCCTTTATTTCCTGCCGGAGATACGGAGTGTGCACAGGAACATCCTTCGCCCTTTCGCAGACTCGATTGGCAActttgtttggccaaattgtCTCCTCCCCCGCCTGCACTTTTCACCCACTTTCCCGGCTTTTCCCCCCTCCGCAGCTTGAAATGTCAATTGCGCTTATTAGGGTAAAAGTTCACTGCGCTCTAAGCGAATTCGAATCCTAGAGATGGGCTATCTGCAAATGGCGAAATAAGCACTAGAAATCATCATAGTAAAGCATAAGAATACATTGATATTTAGGGATATTTCTATTactcattttttaaaaagttgcttcatgtatattaatatttaatatttacttatttcaaAGCATATAAGTTAAATCACTCcagaaatatacaaaattaattgaaattttaacattccatttattaaaactaagtGAGAATGCTCCtaactatatatgtacttaaattTGGATGTTGTTATTCTCACGAAACCATCGCAAGCCAAAAAGGAATACCTAAGTACGTGGAGGGCAGTGGGCGGAAAAGCCGTAGTTGCCAGGCTGACTaacaaaagtggaaaacattCCGCCACTTGACGGAGGTGTTTTCGAAAGTTGTTCAAGTGTGTGGCATATTCCGCTGAAGAAGCCAAAGGAGCTGCTGCTCAGCTCCTTGCAATGGAGCGAAATCCAGATGCTGATGAGCAGCTGGGAGGAAATAACTAAGATGTTTGTTAGTCGGCTAATGACAGATTTTCGCTTTCGGCAAGTTGCTGCTTTCGTGGTACGAATAATTTCATCCGGGGCAAAAGCATTAAGACAATCAAATTAGTCAAAGACGAAAGCTTAAAGCCAACTGATAGACATGGACAAAATGACCCAAGCAGCTGGCAGAAAGTCGCATCAATTTTTTCAGTTCCTGGAAGaaattgcgtatacgacaGATGCCTTTTGGGGAGATTTATTTTTCGAACCGAAAGTCCGACCAAGCTGTGACTGAGAACCTCCATTTTGA
This genomic stretch from Drosophila teissieri strain GT53w chromosome 2L, Prin_Dtei_1.1, whole genome shotgun sequence harbors:
- the LOC122626212 gene encoding uncharacterized protein LOC122626212; this encodes MQSILRLLVLFGLIYSAIGASGIFQNINLGGEAGRTRSSGSNLDWSDSAHSSDVDRTLKLLESLDNSGNDRNNWANDAARNSGFDIDRSGGDSSEAARGFQFISTG
- the LOC122626585 gene encoding uncharacterized protein LOC122626585, giving the protein MRSLTIPLVLLLGIICAALVAAHPHDLIEDPEDSTYDSLVESGSGYSSAEEFLSAMDELVRRWQEYDAAHENSTDYPSVDDDETTLDFMDITTQAAI